The segment tgtatgtatgtatgtatgtatgtatgtatgtatgtacaaatgtatacaatgtatatgcacgtacatacgcgtaggtgcgtatgtaagtaggcgcatagatatatgtatagatTTAAGTATACaggtatgtttatatatatatatatatagaccactaagaatgtaaatgagacatcatatgcccattcctatttcctttttttgtatttttttggtattctttctgatccattgtatatatgaagattcactgtatataattgaatgcaccttccctactctgcaccttcttgtatgagccgatgtgacgagtgaatttctccattgtgagatcaataaagaccatcttatcttatcttatcttctcACTTCTACCAGACTTCCAATGCTTCTTTACCATTTCTTCCTGCCTGAGACAAAGGAAGAAGGAGGCTGGACTGAACCATGAAGCTTCAAGGGCTTCAAAAGCCCAAGTTGCATGGAAAGTGCTGTGAAACTCATCTGCCTGCTTTGATGGAGTGACAAGAGTGAAAGAGAGGAATGCTCGTCCTCCGCAGAgcgaggacctgactgaatccggagAATCATCACACAGATCGaagctaagttgcactctgacttctgTGCAAACCAGCCGCAAAGTGCAGAATGCCGACacagcttttgtttatttttgtcagctgtggCAGGAAAGCGGACTCAAGACGATGGCAATCGGTCGCCTTcactcaccagacaagctgagagatCAGGGACTGCAGAGCCCGACCAGTCCGATCCCGAGCACATGTTGGCTGCTGCTAAGCCACTAGCCCGCTGCTGAAAAGATCAACGCTTTCACTGGACCGCTGCTTTTCTTTGATGGCCAAAATGAACTGAACTCAGGCGAGGCACCTACAGGTTCAGCAGAGAAACCAAAGGGGAAGGTTACATGTTCATTTGGGAATGTTTGTGTAACGCTTACACatggttgttttaaaacaaagagctaacggaaatagctcattgctagcattcggtTCCATTTCATTGCCAATAtgattcaagtgtgtttttatggttttaacaaacgttatctccacaggggtttcttacattgatgggacaataatgtttatgttatccggcccactcattatgactaaaaacaaaacttatgcAAATTAATGGAGAaaatccgctagccaaaatgcgtTTAGCTTCTGGTAACATCCAGTTCCGGACATTAgaaaggagcttgttttaaagcaaaaagcTTGATCGGTTTCGCTCtgccatcgttcgatagtgctatgagccttattcccgcattaatatggaatattaatatTGATTTGAAGGCGTTTTGGttaactttaggagtaaccgattttagcgaccaATCGCTGCAGCGACCCCTAGAGCCCGGAGGTCGAATTGCATTGATAAAATCAAGCTCTCCTAAAggaaatgattttactgagcaaatcattatttgaaatgttatttcctcaaataatgtttcgtgtaactcaggatttgcattgtgaatggtttgaaacacataccaaatgttgttttgaattaGTGAAGCTAGTTTAAGCTCATTCTATATTCTTTacgatgaactttggttctttaacttaaacaaaatgttatttaatcaaataccgttttgtttaactcaggattcgcattgtgaatgggttgaacacatgcCAAGTATTGTCCTagattagttaagctaatttaactccattccatgtttttcttaaagcagATCCGCAGTGAActaggattcactgaattattcttattatgatcaaccactttggtttgttttttgttttgttttttgcatgtaaatagttccttaacttagcttctttttatcttcattttgcttagtagtttagttaagtttcataaacctagtagagaggatttgctAATCGAAATATAGTGtcaattcagataaacagcattatatagtgatgttctctggatattcattttatttctgttattaaattcttgaacttgaataaagttgtcactcctttattctatgtgtgcacagatttttctgttaaaagatcgctagtgctcgaattcatccctttcaaccattgtcctgatatcagcttaggagctgattatcaccagacaatacttaacagacagatagttatttatgaaacattaaataattttaaacagtgtataattgcacaacaataattactttaataaaggaaatgaaaaaatGTATTGCACAGTTAAAAGGAAAATTACGTGTCTTACATGAACTTTTTAGGTAGACAGAccagtttttgtttaaaatcaaaccaaaaatgaaactaacAGGTAGATTGCTAAATATAAATTTcacttacaaataaaattggggcaatttttaaagtgtttttaaattaacacaGTAACCACACCCATAGATAATTACCTCCTGCAGCATGCAGCAAAGAAACAGACACAGAGAACCATAAAACAGCATCTTTGTCTTCATCCTTACAATCCTGCAAACAAAGGATCAATTCACACAAATATGAACACATTTATCAGTGCAGCGACCTCATATAGTTAATATCATGATTTAACAACACAACAACGCTTGCAATCACCATGTTTGtgtaataaaactgaaatacaaTCTTACAGTCATCCAAAAAACACGTAGTTTGAAAGACTCCGTGGGAGGAAGAAGTGTAGCCCAACCAGATCATGAATTGCACAATGGCTGCGACTTAAATATTCTGCTTTCTGAAAAACTACCCCCCTCCCacccaccaacacacacacacacacacacacacacacacgcacacgcatgCGGAAAAGCTTTTAGTTGTTGTGCTCAACTTAAGCAAGGTTCGGACACATTTGGTGCATCAGGGTGCCACAGTTCTAGTTTCTCAAACTATAGTGTCACTTTTAGGTGTTACCCTTTGTCGCCGTTGGCACCGGAAGTTAAGAACACTCGATCTATTTTAGTCTGAGCCAAAAGTGAGATCTCTTGCCATATAAACCGaatagaatttttttaatatctttgTCCAAGCACAAATCTCCTGTTTAAACATCAACTAGCACACATAAACACAAGATTCCAGTCTTTTGCTGTGCTTCTCTgaaatttttagatttttaaaaataaatccttaCTTTTCATCCTCTTTAGTGTAGGTTGTAGAACAATCAACTTTGGTTCTCATTTGCTCAGTTCTGGCAGTCTGTTTCAAGCTGTGAATAAACTCCATCATATCTAAGCTGCATAGGAAAAGAGAACTGAAATATACGTTTTCATATGTTTTTCTGTACTTGTTTTGTATCAGCCGACCTGCAGTGATCAGACTTCACAAAGCAAATGTAATGAGTTGCATTATAAGTTAGGAGGTGTTACAGTTTTGTACAATGCATTTCTGCAATCATGATCTCTAAAGCCTTGAAGAAAATAACATATTGTCTCTTTAAAGACTGCTGAGATACTATTACTTAAAAGTTGTTAACTAATTTGTTGAGCACTAACCTAAATCCTGAAGATCTAATGTTCCTTATAGAAGCAATGTGGTTTGAAAACTTTTCTGTGAACCATAAAGTATAAATTCTGTACATAGCAcctggaaatattttatttgcataattTGCAGAGAGCGGTAGTGCTGGATGTCTATAAGGAAAAGGTTTGCGTTGACAGATGTCTGGTTTGAAAGACAGCATTTAACAAAGTGATTTAAATGCTGCTTAAATAGTTGAGGGTGTTGCATATGGTAAAATAATTCATATAACTTTGATAactaagtaaatacaaaaatcaatcagaaatgtgtgaaaaacaCATACTTATTACATTAATTCTTTGTGTTCCAAGAATTGAAAGAAGTgtcatatttattcagaacagaGAAGTGAATCATCAGTTTTCATGTCAAACAGGCGATcatcctgtggttctgctgaggtgtaacagaagcccagattgcttatATAGCAACTTTAAggaaatctgctttgaattacaTTGGATTTAGTAACTGAAGTGGTAAAAGCATGATAACCTTCTGCAAAAGTCCTCAGCCTGTGAAACAGCATGTAGTTTTTTCAGTCTTGAATACATACTCCAAGAACTACCATCACCTGAAACACTACAGGTTTCAGAATATGAcaaaggaaatatttgatcACAGCATGTATATTTCACTGTCTTGCCATTTTAACCATGTttaattacttttgtttttgtattttctgttttggaCAGAGACTATAACTAACAGAAAGGAACCTCATGTCCACAGTCCCTCAGCACTTCCTGTTTACATGACGTGTTTGCACATCTAATTGATGGCATAACTATTATGTTTAATACATTGTTTCAGCCATTAAATAAGAGCATAATTTGGTACTTGTAACTGTGTTTGAAATAAGATCTTACACAATTATCTGGTTTCCTACCAGTTTTGCTAGCAACCAAGATAAAGCCTTCAAAAGCTATTGTGACCCTGTCTGAAGCTAGACTAATAAAGAAGTTTGGTgttagtaaaaaacaaatgccCTAAATGTTTGATATCCTATAGAGCaagtataaatacatatttcacaAAATAACTGACCAAAAATCTTCTTACACAGAGCACTCAACTCATGAGTATTTCAGGGAACCAGGCTTAAATATAGTCTGATCAGAGCAGGTGATGGTGGGAGAGACAGCTAAGAGATAAGGGTTAAATAAGGgttagttttaaattttaatttgtttcacaGGATTTGCCTCTTTTACAAGATTTACAAGTTGTTTCCATTCAGTTCTGCTCATAATTTCTCAAGAAAGGTTcaaattgaaaacatttaagtttccaaaaattaaatgggAGACTTGTAGAAAAGAGCAATAGGACTCATACACCAGGCAGATTTAACTTAAAAGTAATTCTCCTTCAAAAGTTTTGCTTCCGATAGGGATTGAGACCAGATAAaggatattaaaacaaaaaaacatccaaccagctttttgcatgtttcctctAGGTTCAGAGCTTTTGCGGTCAAAGGCCTTCTTGTCATCAACCTAATATTATGATTGGACAGTGATTTTGGGTTTAAATGTGGGAGGGTACTTTTGAGTGCCTCAACCTCTAACAgaaatattgttattgaaaacagaataaaacaaacagccTATTTGATCGTCGTACCAGTCAGGGCAACTAAAACAGAGGTTGGCATGGTTGGCCAAACTGTCTCTTTCCTCTTTCTAGTGCAACATATTTGTTTTGAGATTTACACATTTGTATTTTCACACTATGACAATCtgattgtttttcaaaatcttttttattacaCTTTTTTATTGCATGAAAGCTCTATTTAACTATATGTCCCAATGATACTCTGAAGCAGTATTCATGTTTTCATCATGAATGGAATGTGATGCccatgaaataataaaatgtctCTCTTTATATAGCCTTtcaaagaaaacttttaaataaaaagaaacacattttaacatgttgtataataaaaaaaatacttagaaaagaaaatgtgtgtttcaTGTACAGAAGAACTACTGAtataaaagtgtaaaaaatatGACTATTTCCTAACTTTGTGATTATTCATTGTGGAAAAGTTAGACTAAAATAGCTCAACAATGTCTCTTGGTAAGGTTGGGGTATGATGACAATGAATGTTGACATTGCTAGagctttaacaaataaaacaaaaaaaaaaaaaaacaatcaaaattcACATTTACATCTGGCTTGCATTTTGGCTCTCAGAAATACTATCACCTCCTGCACAATTCAGAACACAAATATTTTTACAGTAGGGTTTTATTTCCCCCTGCATCTTAAGGTTCATTAGGTACGCTGAACATGACTTTAGGGATCCTCCCTTTACATTTCTTGAAACAaaggatattttaaaaagtaatcagAGTAACAGATTTCATTTTCACATCACGTCTCACcatcaaataatgtttcagATTTGGAAAGGGAAAACGTAAGTGTTACATTTGAAGTAAGAAACAGTCACACAGGTTTGTGTTTGGCAACGTGGCAGTCAAGATTGCTTTTAAATCCTGTGCTATTCAGTACATAAACAGTCTCACAGTCAGCAAGatctttttcaaatttgtctttGCTGATTATTTTGAATGTCTCATAGGGTGGAATGAGCACCTCCCTTTCATGATCTCCAAGCGTTGGGTATGCTTTCAAATAAGCACCAAAACAGGTTGTAATTTTAAAACACGTCTTTTTTCCAAAATGCGTCAGGTTTGCTTCTTTAGAGGATGAGGCAAAAGTACCAAACCGAATGATTTGATTGACCTTACCAGTAAACCTATTGTTGGTTCTGCGGTATGTGACGTGACACTCTTGTTTGTTTCTGAGGATCTGGATAGCTCTGGTCAGCCAGAAATGCAAGGAGTGGAATAGAAAATTTGACCCATACTCTCTTCTTTTGGTCTTGACTGCTTCATTAAATGCCTTATAGAAATCTTCCCTTCCCCCAGCTGTGTACACACATATTGCTTGCATGTGGTCTTTGGTTAGTGCCTCATCTTCTTGCTCCCGTTTGCTAAATCTTATGCTTGCACATCTTGCAGCCTTTTCCCACACATTTCTAAATGAGTTGCTCTGCATTTCTTTTGCAAAGTACATCTTGTTGATTTTTGCTTGCATGTTTTCAGCACAAGTGGAGTACATGTCATCGACAGACATTTGTGCCATGTCCAGTTTGGAGGGCTGTTCATCTTGGATGGCAATCTAGAAGGAGAATAGGAATGAGAAGTTAGAAGAGAGATGAGAAGATAGGCAGTACATCCATCTTTTAGAATAAAATGACAGCAATCTCAAACTCAGGTACAGGTATCATATCTTTATATCGACTAATGATAAGCAAAACAGCATTACAAAACAGTATTCACTTAGATTAATGTTTCCTCACAGTGAATTTTGTTTTGGAACTGAAAGATGCaacagtgacaaaaaagcaaaaatgaaagaaatatgaAAGGGTTGCAAATACTTTTACAGCAGGGTAAGTTATGCAGGTGGATAGaagaggtttttaaaaaaatcttactCTAATAACTAAACAGAAAAGTGTGGTGGAGTTCACATCTGTTATGACAGAACACAATAGGATTAAAAGGTATAGCCAaagagattgattttttttctatattgtacATACATATATTGTACATACATCCAGTTGTTTGAGGAAACTTATCAAGCGTTTTTTTAATACactttcttcatttttatcAAGACATATTTAACTGAAATTAAACAACCACACAATGCTCCACTTACCTTCTGGGAGCCTGTAGGATTCATCCAAAAAATAACCGAACAGAGAGAGCCAAAAAACAGCATGCTGGCCTTCATCACTGCACCCCTGCAAGCAAATTAGGAAGCTTGATAAAAAGccaaaaattttttattttattgttaaacaAATAATACAAGGTGACTATATGATATACATGTTATAAGCtaaatttaaatgtaactgCAGTAGAATAATGAAAACCACATCTTACAGTTTTACAAATCAGAAatgaatttgaaatattaagGATATGCATGTCGAGGATTAATACATGTAGACCATCTAGATTGTAGGTTAGAGATTGGCTAGGACTTTTGTACTCTTTCTATATGTCTTTATTACACCCACCTACCCGcaaaacactcacacacacacacacacacacacacacacacacacacacacacacacacacacacacacacacacacacacacacacacacacacacacacacagatgagtGCTCTCATCTGCGGGTTTATTGTCTCTTCACAAAGGAAATGAGATGTGCTTTACATAGTAATGGCCTCAATTCTTGCATTATGGTTTAGCTTCTCTACACACACTAAACCCctgaattaaaaaaggaaaatgaattGCTGAGGTTAGCAACTTCAGAAGGTTTGCAGGggtaaaacatatattttagttgATGCAGGAAATCAAACTTGAATTAATTATGCTTGGAAGTCAGCATATGATGTGgtgacaaagtttttttttttttatatcatattTTCATACATTACAACCTAAGCAAGCATGTGGCATGTCACAGTTCTCATCTGGCATAATTTTTTAATGTGTGGGATTAAAAGACCCACCTAAAAGTAATGATTTTGAAATGTCTATACATTTTAAGCAGTGCTGAACCAGGCCTCTCAGCGTTGGGGCTTCTTTACCAGTCAATACCTGAAACCTAATATTACTAATTGGCTTCTTTTGTTCCTAACACAAATCACATACAACTCTAAATCAAACAGATTTAACATTGTCATATTGCAAAGAAAGCTTTCCCTtgactaatttatttaaaattataagtgacataaaatatatatttttaaatctattgtttgtaataatttttttttccagttctgcTAACACTTAATGCCTTCCCTGAATACAATAAAGCCTTGCCACTGATGTTTAGTTACCTAATTAAAAGTATTCTTGTTCTAATTAGACATAGTAATTTGACTGACTTCCTGAAAAATTTCCACTTTTGCTAAAGCAGAACCTAAAATGGAGCACAACATAGTGCTGGAAAGATTTATTAAGTCTGTGTCTGCTCCAGTCAGACTTGATTTGTGTCTTACTTATTATTCATTCCTGTAAAGGTAAGTTGTGTGCctggtttagtttagtttagtttagtttagttgcAAACTAATTTATTGCAGAAGCCAACAGGTGGGAGGGAGTATATCTTGGACAGGTCGCTTGTAGGCCCAGGGACTGAAACAGAGATGTCACGCAGGAATAATCAGCCTTCACtcttcctggatgagcatgtagcaaAAATGGACAGTCGCTGGCATTGGATTGTTTACTTAGCAGCAATCcgtcataccaagcatgcatgtagtgacagtgaaGAGCAACACTCTCCTTTACTAGAAATAAACCTCCAGAAGAACATGGCACAGTGGGAACAGCCATCTGCCACAGCCAACCAGCGTATTGAGAGCATtcgtacaaaaaaacaacaacaataaaccacAGAAACGCTGACACAAAATTACTTTCTAtgctgaagaaaagtaaaatactGATTGCAATACTAGATTTTTGTGGCTTAATCTAAAAGAGAAAACCAGCTAACTGAGCCAGTCtagaggaagaaagaaagcatAAATTGTGTCAGGAAGAGAGACAGGGTTAAACAGTTAAGGACAAGACGATGTTTACCATCTACAGAAAGAGAACATGATGTTGTTGGCAGCAGTACCTCAGAAGATGATCCACTCCAGAAAGGTGTCACAGCTAAGCAGAACTCCCAGCCGGCTGTAGCTGCAATAATGAGAAATAGAAGGACAGGAAGCCACAATACCTAAAGACCCACACTCCTCCGGTTGCAGTTTCAACATGCATGTTCTAACCAGactatccatccattgtctatacctgcttacTGATAATGGGTCATGAGTGGGTAcaggtgcccatctccagcagtgATTGGGCAAGAGACGGTCTACAGTCTGGACAGATCGCTAGTCCACAGGGcaacacacgcgcacacacttATACCTAAGGGCATGTTAGAAAGGTTGATTAAcagtgatgcttttttttttgactgtcagaggaagctggagaaccTGGAGAGAGCTCACATgtgcacaggaagaacatgcaaactccacacagaat is part of the Fundulus heteroclitus isolate FHET01 chromosome 13, MU-UCD_Fhet_4.1, whole genome shotgun sequence genome and harbors:
- the LOC105934276 gene encoding erythroblast NAD(P)(+)--arginine ADP-ribosyltransferase; its protein translation is MKASMLFFGSLCSVIFWMNPTGSQKIAIQDEQPSKLDMAQMSVDDMYSTCAENMQAKINKMYFAKEMQSNSFRNVWEKAARCASIRFSKREQEDEALTKDHMQAICVYTAGGREDFYKAFNEAVKTKRREYGSNFLFHSLHFWLTRAIQILRNKQECHVTYRRTNNRFTGKVNQIIRFGTFASSSKEANLTHFGKKTCFKITTCFGAYLKAYPTLGDHEREVLIPPYETFKIISKDKFEKDLADCETVYVLNSTGFKSNLDCHVAKHKPV